One Lactobacillus sp. ESL0785 DNA window includes the following coding sequences:
- a CDS encoding PTS sugar transporter subunit IIA produces MVNKTPGVAVILASHGYLAKEALHSAEMIVGKQDNCAYLAVTENLNLDQAKTQMQQMYENLDTSKGTIILVDILGGTPSNVSGTFCLEKDNVLVLSGLNLPMLLDLFTNRNRSLDELAESLTKSYKMGFQNITDRFKEQEQEDDVSGIL; encoded by the coding sequence ATGGTTAATAAAACACCTGGAGTTGCAGTAATTCTAGCAAGTCATGGCTATTTAGCAAAAGAAGCTTTGCATAGTGCAGAAATGATTGTTGGTAAACAAGATAATTGTGCATATTTAGCTGTTACTGAAAATTTGAATTTAGATCAAGCTAAAACGCAAATGCAACAAATGTATGAAAACTTGGATACAAGCAAAGGAACAATTATCTTGGTTGATATTTTGGGCGGTACACCATCTAATGTCAGTGGTACATTTTGTTTAGAAAAGGATAATGTATTGGTATTAAGTGGGTTGAATTTACCAATGCTATTAGATTTATTTACTAATCGTAATCGGTCATTAGATGAATTGGCAGAATCACTTACTAAGTCATATAAAATGGGATTTCAAAATATAACGGATAGATTTAAAGAACAGGAGCAAGAAGACGATGTCAGTGGAATTTTGTAG
- a CDS encoding LytTR family DNA-binding domain-containing protein → MLVKFNIDPQFKPTWIAINTDKKTTKLEKMACSIKHLVNDWQIQGSRNNQIKMIPLYEITRFYTQNKYVVCEAGGQTYRIKARIYELNNSLPPNTFIQISSSEIVSLASIDSLTLTKTGCYQVNLTTGETTFTSRRYMQKLRKEFLQ, encoded by the coding sequence ATGCTTGTAAAATTTAACATAGATCCCCAGTTTAAGCCCACTTGGATTGCTATTAATACGGATAAGAAAACCACTAAGTTAGAAAAAATGGCCTGTTCTATCAAACATCTAGTTAACGACTGGCAAATTCAAGGAAGTAGAAATAACCAAATCAAAATGATTCCACTTTATGAAATTACCCGCTTTTATACGCAAAATAAATATGTTGTCTGTGAAGCAGGTGGGCAGACCTATCGCATAAAGGCAAGAATATACGAATTAAACAACAGTTTGCCGCCAAATACTTTTATTCAGATCTCCAGTTCTGAAATTGTTAGTCTTGCTAGTATTGATAGCTTGACTTTAACCAAGACCGGCTGCTATCAGGTCAATTTAACTACTGGCGAAACAACTTTTACCTCAAGAAGATACATGCAAAAGTTAAGAAAGGAATTTTTACAATGA
- a CDS encoding MurR/RpiR family transcriptional regulator, with translation MNSLVAIQKNYLNFSKNEKRIADYILQNSPKINNMKITELAHQTQTSNATVTRFVKKIGCQSYSDMKVNISQHLINTAFEQQDDILNEVFNFYQIVIKNTQQMIDQSAINHFIKLLQEQIHIIIIGASSSGTSAKTFGLRLMRMGIDALSIDDPYWMQMRASIATKNDLFLAISNSGITDCIVKTLTSAKKNKAKVVSITSYLDNPVAQLSDLTFHVYNPRFANNKKFINSQFSNMYLIDILTSYLQEKSRFKKAMQTTRSAIGDK, from the coding sequence TTGAATTCACTAGTTGCCATCCAAAAAAATTATTTAAATTTTTCTAAAAATGAGAAAAGAATTGCAGATTATATTTTGCAAAATAGTCCCAAAATAAACAATATGAAGATTACAGAACTCGCTCATCAAACACAAACTTCTAATGCCACAGTTACCCGATTTGTTAAAAAAATTGGTTGTCAAAGTTACTCTGATATGAAAGTCAACATTAGCCAACATTTGATCAATACAGCATTTGAACAACAAGATGATATTTTAAATGAGGTCTTTAATTTTTACCAAATAGTTATCAAAAATACACAACAAATGATTGATCAATCTGCAATTAATCATTTTATAAAACTATTGCAAGAGCAAATCCATATTATAATAATAGGTGCTAGCAGTTCAGGTACTTCTGCTAAAACATTTGGTTTACGCTTAATGAGAATGGGAATTGATGCCTTAAGCATAGATGACCCCTATTGGATGCAAATGCGGGCAAGTATCGCCACCAAAAATGATCTATTTTTAGCAATATCAAATAGTGGAATAACTGATTGTATCGTTAAGACATTAACATCAGCTAAAAAGAATAAAGCGAAAGTTGTTTCTATTACCAGCTACCTAGATAATCCTGTTGCCCAATTAAGTGACCTTACTTTTCATGTTTATAATCCGCGATTTGCTAATAATAAAAAGTTTATTAATTCTCAATTTTCCAACATGTATTTAATAGATATCTTAACTTCCTATCTTCAAGAAAAAAGCAGATTCAAAAAAGCTATGCAAACAACCCGTTCAGCTATTGGAGATAAATAA
- a CDS encoding LysR family transcriptional regulator — protein MNFTQLSCFITVVENASFTLTARKLNLSQSSVSKNIKDLEAELNILLLNRTTHGLDVTSAGRYFYQVARSILKEMEIAKNKINQQKDGIGSTFRVGLFSTPLEQKTIPLFLKELKKENSQIDIEFKVNYLDNIVSELSRHQIDACLVSNDIVDAIDGINFEPLIMGKFMVSCSKKSLPSVQHFLDYRDLRGSDKTIFLLETDSSLPVQQKMQNFLVEKIGSSRIKYVSDLFTMDSYVGAGWGLGVLPNFTANLSHKNISYIPFRYEECPEYGLAFMKTLSKSFNIAQIVRIFRQTTKKYLDENINLYW, from the coding sequence ATGAATTTTACGCAATTATCTTGTTTTATAACAGTTGTTGAAAATGCTAGTTTCACGTTAACTGCACGAAAATTGAATTTATCACAGTCGTCTGTATCTAAGAATATTAAAGATTTAGAAGCAGAATTAAATATTTTATTATTAAACCGAACAACTCATGGATTAGACGTTACCTCAGCAGGAAGATATTTTTATCAAGTGGCACGGAGTATCTTAAAAGAAATGGAGATAGCTAAGAACAAAATAAATCAGCAAAAAGACGGTATAGGGAGTACTTTTAGAGTTGGCTTGTTTAGTACACCTTTGGAACAAAAGACTATTCCATTGTTTTTAAAAGAATTAAAAAAAGAGAACAGTCAAATTGATATTGAGTTCAAAGTAAATTATTTAGATAATATTGTTTCTGAATTATCCCGACATCAGATTGATGCCTGTTTAGTTTCTAATGATATAGTTGATGCAATTGATGGAATAAATTTTGAACCATTAATTATGGGAAAATTTATGGTTTCTTGTTCTAAAAAATCTTTACCTAGTGTGCAACATTTTTTGGATTATCGTGATTTACGTGGCAGTGATAAAACAATTTTTTTACTTGAAACGGATAGTTCTTTACCAGTGCAGCAAAAAATGCAAAATTTTTTGGTTGAAAAGATAGGTAGTTCACGTATTAAATATGTTTCTGATCTTTTTACAATGGATTCGTATGTTGGAGCTGGATGGGGGCTAGGTGTATTGCCAAATTTTACTGCTAATTTAAGTCATAAAAATATTAGTTATATTCCTTTTAGGTATGAAGAGTGTCCGGAATACGGATTGGCTTTTATGAAAACATTAAGTAAATCGTTTAATATTGCACAAATTGTTAGAATTTTTAGGCAAACAACCAAAAAATATCTTGATGAGAATATTAATTTATATTGGTAA
- a CDS encoding choloylglycine hydrolase family protein: MIGCSSFTLETKDKKHFLSRTMDFMMEMAEQVVYTPINKTFKVAYSVEQEITSKRAFIGLGEIQEYDHAPVTFDGVNDKGVMGATLYFPGYASYHEKAQAGTWAVSPDKVISVILSQAANLDDVAELFQEQITIVNDANPTLKAVSPLHFIFSDTTGKSLIVEPEEDGVHIIKDSIGVMTNSPDYRWHETNLRNYLSITPKQHDDVAFLGKTLKPFSQGSGTFGLPGDYTPVSRFVRTAFMKNNVEQPADETAAVSLAHHMLEPVSIPRGIVVTPNDTFDYTCYSAYICAESRSYYYSTYNNQRIRCVRLTPELLQETDYKEFKVNPKEDIDYQN, from the coding sequence ATGATTGGTTGTAGCAGTTTTACACTAGAAACTAAGGACAAAAAGCACTTTTTGTCACGAACAATGGACTTTATGATGGAAATGGCTGAACAAGTCGTTTATACACCCATCAACAAAACTTTTAAAGTTGCTTACAGTGTTGAGCAAGAAATCACTAGCAAGAGAGCTTTTATCGGCTTAGGCGAAATTCAGGAATACGACCATGCCCCTGTAACTTTTGATGGTGTTAACGACAAAGGTGTCATGGGTGCCACTCTGTACTTCCCAGGTTATGCCAGTTACCACGAAAAAGCGCAAGCTGGTACTTGGGCAGTCTCACCTGACAAAGTGATTTCTGTAATTTTGTCACAAGCTGCTAACTTAGACGATGTTGCAGAGCTTTTCCAAGAGCAAATCACAATTGTAAATGACGCCAACCCAACACTTAAGGCTGTCTCGCCACTGCACTTTATCTTTTCTGACACTACCGGCAAAAGCCTAATCGTTGAACCTGAAGAAGATGGTGTTCATATCATTAAGGATTCAATTGGTGTCATGACTAACAGTCCTGATTATCGTTGGCATGAAACTAATTTGCGCAATTATTTGTCAATTACTCCTAAGCAGCATGACGATGTTGCCTTTTTAGGCAAAACTTTAAAGCCATTCAGTCAGGGTTCTGGTACCTTCGGCTTGCCAGGTGATTATACTCCAGTTTCTCGCTTCGTCAGAACTGCCTTCATGAAGAACAACGTCGAACAGCCAGCTGATGAAACTGCTGCTGTCAGCCTTGCTCATCATATGCTTGAACCTGTCAGCATCCCGCGCGGAATTGTTGTTACACCTAACGATACCTTTGATTATACTTGTTACAGTGCCTACATCTGTGCCGAATCCAGAAGCTATTACTACTCAACTTACAACAACCAACGAATTCGCTGCGTACGTTTAACTCCAGAATTATTGCAAGAAACAGATTATAAAGAATTCAAGGTCAACCCTAAAGAAGACATTGATTACCAAAATTAG
- a CDS encoding PTS system mannose/fructose/sorbose family transporter subunit IID, with protein sequence MTEEKLTAPEHKLNNRDIWRMFMRLNTMRITLNYETLQGVGFMRAIAPALAKIYPDKKDLSAAMKRQLVFYNSHVNFDAVILGLTAAMEETTSPDEKDGINPLKTGLMGPLAGLGDSLIKFTWLPIVGSIGASIAFGGSIFGPILMFILYNVINMGMRYYAVSFGYKKGIAFLNNNQQSDVIQRISTMANVVGLMVVGALISTVIKVKTPIKIAVHSNISSKVGNNVISVQSMLDKIMPGLLSLLVTVAVYYILKKMNGKHAAMMIIIMMVIVVGLTYFKIL encoded by the coding sequence ATGACAGAAGAAAAGTTGACTGCACCAGAACATAAATTAAATAATCGTGATATTTGGCGGATGTTTATGCGCTTAAATACAATGCGAATTACATTGAATTATGAAACTTTACAAGGCGTAGGCTTTATGCGGGCAATTGCGCCAGCTTTAGCCAAGATTTATCCTGATAAAAAAGATTTATCAGCAGCTATGAAACGTCAATTAGTTTTTTATAATTCACATGTTAACTTTGATGCCGTTATTTTAGGTTTAACTGCTGCAATGGAAGAAACTACTTCGCCAGATGAAAAAGATGGTATTAATCCTTTAAAAACAGGATTAATGGGCCCATTGGCTGGTTTAGGCGATAGCTTAATTAAATTTACTTGGTTACCAATTGTTGGTAGTATTGGGGCTTCAATTGCTTTTGGTGGTAGTATTTTTGGACCGATATTAATGTTTATCCTTTATAACGTTATTAATATGGGTATGAGATATTATGCAGTTTCTTTTGGATATAAAAAAGGTATTGCATTTTTAAATAATAATCAACAAAGTGATGTTATTCAGCGAATTTCAACTATGGCAAATGTTGTTGGATTAATGGTTGTTGGCGCCTTAATTTCAACGGTTATTAAAGTAAAAACACCAATAAAAATTGCTGTTCATTCTAATATATCAAGTAAAGTAGGTAATAATGTTATTAGCGTTCAGTCAATGCTTGACAAAATTATGCCAGGCTTGCTTAGTTTACTAGTTACAGTTGCTGTTTATTATATTTTGAAGAAAATGAATGGCAAGCATGCTGCAATGATGATTATTATAATGATGGTGATAGTTGTTGGACTGACGTATTTTAAGATTTTATAA
- a CDS encoding MFS transporter, which yields MKTKQKIYPWIIILAVGLLASVMEDTFTGMISLFLDPLVKSMGASLTVTSMYYTIVNLALAATMPLVGRFIEKINLTFTILAAIIIGSGSIFLLSHASNIWTMYILAAVIGVCCGFSGLVIQGIVINNWFEKRRNFAFTAASFVATIYLLIMTPATTLMIANIGWRTTMMILSIIALVVGIPSALVIRLKPEKIGLKPYGYDLSSEEEEDTEEDKSSGSFSSKTVIFSGAFLIVLLFFIFIAFASNINQLFPTYATSVGFGSTTGGLMETIMTAVDIVIAPIFAFTTDKFGGRKALPVWLFGGFLTFILLITATNTHTVAFALVAAVGADILTDIYGPGQQIFARDMFGEAFDIGYSYVNTITYILAAFAVPLLSMIYDSTKTFNAVFMFGAILIAGMILLVFIGRKYRFNKKPDQVK from the coding sequence ATGAAAACAAAACAGAAAATTTATCCATGGATAATAATCTTGGCTGTTGGCTTACTAGCAAGTGTTATGGAAGATACATTTACTGGAATGATTAGTCTTTTCTTGGATCCATTAGTTAAATCAATGGGTGCTAGTTTAACGGTTACATCAATGTATTACACAATTGTTAACTTAGCACTTGCTGCTACTATGCCCTTAGTTGGTAGGTTTATTGAAAAAATAAATTTAACTTTTACAATTTTAGCGGCAATTATTATTGGCTCTGGTAGTATCTTTTTATTATCACATGCTTCAAATATTTGGACAATGTATATTTTAGCTGCAGTAATTGGTGTTTGTTGTGGCTTTAGTGGATTGGTTATTCAAGGCATAGTTATTAATAATTGGTTTGAAAAGAGAAGAAATTTTGCGTTTACTGCTGCTTCTTTTGTAGCAACTATTTATTTACTTATTATGACGCCAGCAACTACGTTAATGATTGCTAATATTGGTTGGCGAACTACAATGATGATTTTATCTATCATTGCTTTGGTAGTTGGAATTCCATCTGCATTAGTTATTAGACTAAAACCGGAAAAAATCGGCTTAAAGCCTTATGGTTATGATTTAAGTAGTGAAGAAGAGGAAGATACTGAAGAAGATAAAAGTTCGGGTAGTTTTTCAAGTAAGACGGTTATTTTTTCCGGTGCATTTTTAATTGTGTTATTATTCTTCATTTTTATTGCTTTTGCTTCTAATATTAATCAACTGTTCCCAACTTATGCTACTTCAGTAGGTTTTGGCTCAACTACAGGTGGATTAATGGAAACAATCATGACAGCGGTTGATATTGTAATTGCTCCTATTTTCGCTTTTACTACTGATAAATTTGGTGGTAGGAAAGCTTTACCTGTGTGGTTATTTGGTGGCTTTTTAACTTTTATACTTTTGATAACTGCTACTAATACACATACAGTTGCTTTTGCACTTGTAGCTGCAGTTGGTGCAGATATTTTGACTGATATTTATGGTCCAGGTCAACAAATATTTGCTCGTGATATGTTCGGTGAAGCTTTTGATATAGGATATTCATATGTAAATACTATTACATATATTTTAGCTGCTTTTGCTGTGCCACTTTTGAGTATGATTTATGATTCAACTAAGACATTTAATGCTGTATTCATGTTTGGTGCTATTTTAATTGCAGGAATGATTTTGCTAGTATTTATTGGTCGTAAATATCGCTTCAATAAGAAGCCGGATCAGGTAAAATAA
- a CDS encoding tyrosine-protein phosphatase, with protein MKEQPYILPSIYMKRDSNRLTIKLLNAKQDSYQLLVGSNPNNNEISNVLAISDTGEFQVDIPRETLPKYFIIKAKNGFSTNIFAERVIPLNNAINVRDMGGYEANDGRFLKWGILYRGDQLSKLDKIDQQILTNYNLRTLVDYRSPHEREYHPNKFIPTILQVLNCDPQSSFSEAAADVVDLKGENEKLVESITSGKVPQKYLNDRGENVIASYEDLVTSPVAQKAYARMLKAVIRKENLPLFHHCRGGKDRTGFGSMLILLMLNIKDEDIIKDYLLTKTIREERNQLKYDLYHQLVQKKSYLDYLMAMIDTRESYIKAAINKIKVDFGTSNNYFQKHFGLTMTEINQARDFYLEEGIQHG; from the coding sequence ATGAAAGAACAACCATATATTTTACCAAGTATTTATATGAAGCGTGATAGTAACAGATTAACAATCAAATTATTAAATGCTAAACAAGATTCATATCAATTATTAGTGGGTAGCAATCCTAACAATAATGAAATTAGTAATGTATTAGCAATTAGCGATACAGGTGAATTTCAAGTAGATATCCCGCGTGAAACCCTGCCTAAATATTTCATAATTAAGGCTAAAAATGGCTTTTCAACTAATATTTTTGCTGAAAGAGTTATCCCGCTTAATAATGCCATAAATGTTCGTGATATGGGCGGATATGAGGCAAATGATGGGCGCTTTTTAAAGTGGGGAATATTGTATCGAGGAGATCAATTATCCAAATTGGATAAGATTGATCAGCAAATTTTGACTAATTATAATTTACGTACGCTTGTAGATTATCGCTCGCCGCATGAACGGGAATATCATCCTAACAAATTTATCCCTACTATTTTACAAGTATTGAATTGTGATCCACAGTCAAGTTTTTCAGAAGCTGCAGCTGATGTAGTAGATTTAAAAGGTGAAAATGAAAAATTAGTTGAATCAATTACATCAGGCAAAGTGCCGCAAAAATATCTTAATGATCGTGGTGAGAATGTAATTGCTAGTTATGAGGATTTGGTTACTTCTCCAGTTGCACAAAAAGCATATGCTCGGATGCTTAAAGCTGTTATACGTAAAGAAAATCTGCCATTATTCCATCATTGTCGCGGAGGTAAGGATCGAACAGGATTTGGCTCAATGTTAATTTTATTAATGTTAAATATTAAGGATGAAGATATTATTAAGGATTATTTATTGACTAAAACTATTCGTGAAGAGCGTAATCAATTGAAATATGATTTGTACCATCAATTAGTTCAGAAAAAATCCTATCTTGACTATTTAATGGCAATGATTGATACAAGAGAAAGTTATATTAAAGCGGCTATTAATAAAATTAAAGTTGATTTTGGTACTTCAAATAATTACTTTCAAAAACATTTTGGTTTAACAATGACTGAAATTAATCAAGCAAGAGACTTTTATTTAGAGGAGGGGATACAACATGGTTAA
- a CDS encoding DUF3021 domain-containing protein: MKLFKKIIRYGCSGILSGIAIGFIIALCCNLIDQTNYFVPSNPPFLHRFSSVTLATLISAILWALMGFLGGASAIIFMQERWSITKQTVIHFIVMFCLFTPLAILAGWFPLNFLWFSLYTLIFIIVYAIIWYISMLKAKKQISKINRAIKENN, encoded by the coding sequence ATGAAATTATTTAAAAAAATCATCCGTTATGGCTGCTCAGGCATTCTATCAGGTATTGCTATCGGCTTTATTATTGCCCTCTGCTGTAATCTTATTGACCAAACAAACTACTTCGTGCCATCAAATCCACCCTTCTTACACAGATTTTCTTCTGTTACCTTAGCAACTTTAATTTCTGCAATTCTCTGGGCTCTGATGGGCTTTCTAGGAGGAGCTTCAGCGATTATCTTCATGCAAGAAAGATGGAGCATTACTAAGCAAACAGTTATTCACTTCATTGTAATGTTTTGCTTGTTTACACCTCTGGCCATTTTAGCAGGCTGGTTCCCGCTAAACTTCCTGTGGTTCAGTCTTTATACCCTAATCTTCATCATTGTTTACGCCATTATTTGGTACATTTCAATGCTTAAAGCAAAAAAGCAAATCAGTAAAATTAACCGCGCAATCAAAGAAAACAATTAA
- a CDS encoding PTS sugar transporter subunit IIC, with amino-acid sequence MKVLILTVLAFLLGIDNVSTKMFRRPLLMAPIVGLVLGNLQASLAIGATLEIMWMGIGDVGAYMAPDLITGTMISTSLAIMGNSNGSISTMIATAITLAVPTSILAQQLLVLIETVNCSLNGWAKKLADNADVKGTYWLTWPSAILYGLACAFPTFLALQFGAGAIQQAINDLPKFIINGLSTAGSIIPSVGIALLMMTMLKKGELWMFVILGFVFSAYMKLDILPITLIALVFAFLYERATREPKIKSVGNGVTTNTNFENQTDEDAEDYDL; translated from the coding sequence ATGAAAGTCTTAATTCTAACAGTTTTAGCATTTTTGCTAGGAATTGATAATGTTAGTACAAAGATGTTTAGGCGTCCATTGTTAATGGCACCAATTGTTGGACTTGTTTTAGGAAATTTACAAGCAAGTTTAGCAATTGGCGCTACTCTTGAAATTATGTGGATGGGAATTGGTGATGTTGGTGCTTATATGGCTCCAGACTTAATTACTGGAACCATGATTAGCACTTCGCTTGCTATTATGGGTAATAGTAATGGTTCTATTTCAACCATGATTGCCACTGCAATTACTTTGGCAGTTCCTACATCAATTTTAGCTCAGCAGCTATTAGTTTTAATTGAAACGGTTAACTGTTCACTTAATGGTTGGGCTAAAAAATTGGCAGATAATGCGGATGTAAAGGGTACTTATTGGTTAACTTGGCCTTCTGCTATTTTATATGGTCTGGCTTGTGCTTTTCCGACTTTTTTGGCTTTGCAATTTGGTGCTGGAGCAATTCAACAGGCTATTAATGATTTACCGAAATTTATTATTAATGGTTTAAGTACAGCGGGTTCGATTATTCCATCAGTCGGTATTGCCTTATTGATGATGACAATGCTTAAAAAAGGCGAACTATGGATGTTTGTTATTTTAGGATTTGTTTTTTCTGCATATATGAAGTTAGACATTTTACCTATTACGTTAATTGCTTTGGTATTTGCATTTTTATATGAACGAGCAACGCGTGAACCTAAAATTAAGTCGGTAGGTAATGGAGTAACTACAAATACTAATTTTGAAAATCAAACCGATGAAGATGCGGAGGATTATGACTTATGA
- a CDS encoding FAD-binding protein, translated as MEATNYDVIVVGASNAGGMAACAAAEKGAKVLLIDKQGSAGYLYRLSIAGIDTKAQKKAGIKVDKTKLINFLSAFTQDNIDQRLLWKWADNSAETVDWLEDNVLKPHNCHLFAEKDASYETLINTSFPTEHDVASADGKDVFYGQWVIDKAVELGVTTKFNTKLEKLITDDSGKVIGIAAGDRRTGAMTEYMARKGVILCTGGYGSNEDLMKKWDPLALKKNVYSDSPRDDGSGIIAAMEIGAAKDEEPAEIVFNRGAVPVGTNAKEYYIKGFKDVGYFWMGSYPLLKVNLNGERYFNESEPYEFDTNSSAKQPGYLEAAIWDEDTLDNLAQFHTEGCARLGWPGFYNTEENRDEIASRLKEGFIQKADTIEELADKLDMPKDNLVKSVTRYNQMCAQKKDTDFGKEAFRLVPVTKGPFYGAILGGRLLATLDGLRINTNMEVITEEGKAIPHLYAAGNCSGGFFWGSYPDHVPGLTCSHAQTFGRLAGQNAAEN; from the coding sequence ATGGAAGCAACTAATTATGATGTAATTGTAGTTGGTGCAAGTAATGCAGGTGGAATGGCTGCATGTGCTGCTGCAGAAAAGGGTGCGAAGGTACTTTTAATTGATAAGCAAGGAAGTGCAGGTTATTTATACCGCTTGTCAATAGCCGGAATTGATACAAAAGCTCAAAAAAAAGCAGGCATCAAAGTAGATAAAACGAAGTTAATTAACTTCTTATCAGCTTTCACGCAAGATAATATTGACCAACGCTTGCTTTGGAAATGGGCAGATAATAGTGCTGAAACTGTGGATTGGCTTGAAGATAATGTCTTAAAACCACATAATTGTCACTTATTTGCTGAAAAAGATGCTTCATATGAAACGCTAATTAATACCTCTTTTCCAACAGAACATGATGTTGCTAGTGCTGATGGAAAAGATGTTTTTTATGGTCAATGGGTAATTGATAAGGCTGTTGAGTTGGGAGTTACTACTAAATTTAACACAAAATTAGAAAAATTGATTACTGATGATTCAGGTAAAGTCATTGGCATTGCTGCCGGGGACCGCAGAACTGGTGCTATGACAGAATATATGGCACGTAAAGGCGTAATTTTATGTACGGGTGGATATGGCTCTAACGAAGATTTAATGAAGAAATGGGATCCATTAGCATTAAAAAAGAATGTTTATTCCGACAGTCCACGTGATGATGGTTCAGGAATTATAGCAGCAATGGAGATTGGTGCAGCTAAAGATGAAGAACCAGCAGAGATTGTGTTTAATCGTGGGGCTGTTCCTGTTGGTACAAATGCTAAAGAATATTATATCAAAGGCTTTAAGGATGTTGGTTATTTCTGGATGGGATCATATCCATTATTAAAAGTAAATCTAAATGGAGAGCGTTACTTTAATGAAAGTGAACCTTATGAATTTGATACAAATAGTTCAGCTAAACAACCAGGATATTTAGAAGCTGCTATTTGGGATGAAGATACATTAGATAATTTAGCACAATTTCATACTGAAGGATGTGCAAGATTAGGATGGCCAGGTTTCTATAATACAGAAGAAAATCGGGATGAAATTGCTTCTAGATTAAAAGAGGGTTTTATTCAAAAGGCTGATACGATTGAAGAACTTGCTGATAAATTAGATATGCCTAAGGATAATTTAGTAAAAAGCGTTACTCGCTATAATCAAATGTGTGCTCAAAAGAAGGATACAGATTTTGGTAAAGAAGCATTTAGATTAGTTCCGGTTACTAAAGGCCCATTTTATGGTGCAATTTTAGGTGGTAGATTATTAGCTACCCTTGATGGCTTACGCATTAATACAAATATGGAAGTTATTACAGAAGAGGGGAAAGCTATTCCTCATTTATATGCAGCAGGTAATTGTAGTGGTGGTTTCTTCTGGGGTAGTTATCCTGATCATGTCCCAGGTTTAACTTGCAGTCATGCACAAACTTTTGGTAGATTAGCTGGGCAAAATGCTGCTGAAAATTAA
- a CDS encoding PTS sugar transporter subunit IIB gives MSVEFCRIDDRLIHGQVVTTWLNVKQIEQVIIVDDKVAADKIQSNVLKMSVPRNIKLHIFTTEKFLKIVPNNPITRRTMLLFASPFTVEKIVASGYKIPDLNIGGIRGNDQRKQYTKAVFLTDEERATLEKLLKQGVNIEIQMVPTDGVEKLSEVLKK, from the coding sequence ATGTCAGTGGAATTTTGTAGAATTGATGATCGATTAATTCATGGGCAAGTAGTAACAACATGGTTAAATGTTAAACAAATTGAACAAGTTATTATCGTTGATGATAAAGTTGCTGCAGATAAAATTCAGTCTAATGTATTAAAAATGAGTGTTCCACGTAACATTAAGTTGCATATTTTTACGACTGAGAAGTTTTTGAAGATAGTTCCTAATAATCCGATAACCAGAAGGACGATGTTATTATTTGCGTCACCATTTACAGTAGAAAAAATAGTTGCAAGTGGTTATAAGATACCTGATTTAAACATTGGTGGTATTAGAGGTAATGACCAGCGTAAGCAATATACAAAAGCTGTCTTTTTAACAGATGAAGAACGGGCAACTTTAGAAAAATTGCTTAAACAAGGAGTAAACATTGAAATACAAATGGTCCCAACAGATGGAGTTGAAAAGCTAAGTGAGGTTTTGAAGAAATGA